The Macaca nemestrina isolate mMacNem1 chromosome 12, mMacNem.hap1, whole genome shotgun sequence genome contains a region encoding:
- the LOC105469573 gene encoding N-terminal kinase-like protein isoform X4 encodes MWFFARDPVRDFPFELIPEPPEGGPPGPWALHRGRKKATGCPVSIFVYDVKPGAEEQTQVAKAAFKRLKTLRHPNILAYIDGLETEKCLHVVTEAVTPLGIYLKARVEAGGLKELEISWGLHQIVKALSFLVNDCSLIHNNVCMAAVFVDRAGEWKLGGLDYMYSAQGNGGGPPRKGIPELEQYDPPELADSSGRVVREKWSADMWRLGCLIWEVFNGPLPRAAALRNPGKIPKSLVPHYCELVGANPKVRPNPARFLQNCRAPGGFMSNRFVETNLFLEEIQIKEPAEKQKFFQELSKSLDAFPEDFCRHKVLPQLLTAFEFGNAGAVVLTPLFKVGKFLSAEEYQQKIIPVVVKMFSSTDRAMRIRLLQQMEQFIQYLDEPTVNTQIFPHVVHGFLDTNPAIREQTVKSMLLLAPKLNEANLNVELMKHFARLQAKDEQGPIRCNTTVCLGKIGSYLSASTRHRVLTSAFSRATKDPFAPSRVAGVLGFAATHNLYSMNDCAHKILPVLCGLTVDPEKSVRDQAFKAIRSFLSKLESVSEDPTQLEEVEKDVHAASSPGMGGAAASWAGWAVTGVSSLTSKLIRVHPTTAPAETNIPQRPTPEGHWETQEEDKDTAEDSSAADRWDDEDWGSLEEAESVLAQQDDWSTGGQVSRASQVSNSDHKPSKSPESDWSSWEAEGSWEQGWQEPSSQEPPLEGTRLASEYNWGGPESSDKGDPFATLSARPSTQPRPDSWGEDNWEGLETESRQAKAELARKKREERRREMEAKRAERKAAKGPMKLGARKLD; translated from the exons ATGTGGTTCTTTGCTCGGGACCCGGTCCGGGACTTTCCGTTCGAGCTCATCCCGGAGCCCCCAGAGGGCGGCCCGCCCGGGCCCTGGGCCCTGCACCGTGGCCGCAAGAAG GCCACAGGCTGTCCCGTGTCCATCTTCGTCTATGATGTGAAGCCTGGCGCGGAAGAGCAGACCCAGGTGGCCAAAGCTGCTTTCAAGCGCCTCAAAACTCTACGGCATCCCAACATCCTGGCTTACATCGATGGACTGGAG ACAGAAAAATGTCTCCACGTCGTGACAGAGGCTGTGACTCCGTTGGGAATATACCTCAAGGCGAGAGTGGAGGCTGGTGGCCTGAAGGAGCTGGAGATCTCCTGGGGGCTACACCAGATTGTG AAAGCCCTCAGCTTCCTGGTCAACGACTGCAGCCTCATCCACAACAATGTCTGCATGGCCGCCGTGTTCGTGGACCGAGCTGGCGAGTGGAAGCTTGGGGGCCTGGACTACATGTATTCAGCCCAGGGCAACGGTGGGGGACCTCCCCGCAAGGGGATCCCCGAGCTTGAGCAGTATGACCCCCCGGAGTTGGCTGACAGCAGTGGCAGAGTGGTCAGAGAGAAGTG GTCAGCAGACATGTGGCGCTTGGGCTGCCTCATCTGGGAAGTCTTCAATGGGCCCCTACCTCGGGCAGCAGCCCTACGCAACCCTGGGAAG ATCCCCAAATCACTAGTACCCCATTACTGTGAGCTGGTGGGAGCGAACCCCAAGGTGCGTCCCAACCCGGCCCGCTTCCTGCAGAACTGCCGGGCACCTGGTGGCTTCATGAGCAACCGCTTTGTAGAGACCAACCTCTTCCTGGAGGAGATTCAG ATCAAAGAGCCAGCCGAGAAGCAAAAGTTCTTCCAGGAGCTGAGCAAGAGCCTGGATGCGTTCCCTGAGGATTTCTGTCGGCACAAGGTGCTGCCCCAGCTGCTGACCGCCTTCGAGTTTGGCAATGCGGGGGCCGTTGTCCTCACGCCCCTCTTCAAG GTGGGCAAGTTCCTGAGCGCTGAGGAATATCAGCAGAAGATCATCCCTGTGGTGGTCAAGATGTTCTCATCTACTGACCGGGCCATGCGCATCCGCCTCCTGCAGCAG ATGGAGCAGTTCATCCAGTACCTTGATGAGCCAACGGTCAACACCCAGATCTTCCCCCACGTCGTACATGGCTTTCTGGACACCAACCCTGCCATCCGGGAGCAGACGGTCAAG TCCATGCTGCTTCTGGCCCCGAAGCTGAACGAGGCCAACCTCAATGTGGAGCTGATGAAGCACTTTGCACGGCTACAGGCCAAGGATGAACAGGGTCCCATCCGCTGCAACACCACGGTCTGCCTGGGCAAAATCGGCTCGTACCTCAGTGCCAGC ACCAGACACAGGGTCCTTACTTCCGCCTTCAGCCGAGCCACTAAGGACCCGTTTGCACCGTCCCGGGTTGCGGGTGTCCTGGGCTTTGCTGCCACCCACAATCTCTACTCAATGAATGACTGTGCCCACAAGATCCTGCCTGTGCTCTGCGGTCTCACTGTAGATCCTGAGAAATCTGTGCGGGACCAG GCCTTCAAGGCCATTCGGAGCTTCCTGTCCAAACTGGAGTCTGTGTCGGAGGACCCGACCCAGCTGGAGGAAGTGG AGAAGGATGTCCATGCAGCCTCCAGCCCTGGCATGGGAGGAGCCGCAGCCAGCTGGGCAGGCTGGGCCGTGACCGGGGTCTCCTCACTCACCTCCAAGCTGATCCGTGTGCACCCCACCACTGCCCCCGCAGAGACCAACATTCCCCAAAGACCCACACCTGAAG GCCACTGGGAGACGCAGGAAGAGGACAAGGACACAGCAGAGGACAGCAGCGCTGCTGACAGATGGGACGACGAAGACTGGGGCAGCCTGGAG GAGGCTGAGTCCGTGCTGGCCCAGCAGGATGACTGGAGCACTGGGGGCCAAGTGAGCCGTGCTAGTCAG GTCAGCAACTCCGACCACAAACCCTCCAAATCCCCAGAGTCCGACTGGAGCAGCTGGGAAGCTGAGGGCTCCTGGGAACAGGGCTGGCAGGAGCCAAGCTCCCAGGAGCCACCTCTCGAGGGTACGCGGCTGGCCAGCGAGTATAACTGGGGTGGCCCAGAGTCCAGCGACAAGGGTGACCCCTTCGCTACCCTGTCTGCACGTCCCAGCACCCAG CCTAGGCCGGACTCGTGGGGTGAGGACAACTGGGAGGGCCTGGAGACAGAAAGTC gacaggccaaggcTGAGCTGGCCCGGAAGAAGCGCGAGGAGCGGCGGCGGGAGATGGAAGCCAAACGCGCCGAGAGGAAGGCGGCCAAGGGCCCCATGAAGCTGGGAGCCCGGAAGCTGGACTGA
- the LOC105469573 gene encoding N-terminal kinase-like protein isoform X1, whose protein sequence is MWFFARDPVRDFPFELIPEPPEGGPPGPWALHRGRKKATGCPVSIFVYDVKPGAEEQTQVAKAAFKRLKTLRHPNILAYIDGLETEKCLHVVTEAVTPLGIYLKARVEAGGLKELEISWGLHQIVKALSFLVNDCSLIHNNVCMAAVFVDRAGEWKLGGLDYMYSAQGNGGGPPRKGIPELEQYDPPELADSSGRVVREKWSADMWRLGCLIWEVFNGPLPRAAALRNPGKIPKSLVPHYCELVGANPKVRPNPARFLQNCRAPGGFMSNRFVETNLFLEEIQIKEPAEKQKFFQELSKSLDAFPEDFCRHKVLPQLLTAFEFGNAGAVVLTPLFKVGKFLSAEEYQQKIIPVVVKMFSSTDRAMRIRLLQQMEQFIQYLDEPTVNTQIFPHVVHGFLDTNPAIREQTVKSMLLLAPKLNEANLNVELMKHFARLQAKDEQGPIRCNTTVCLGKIGSYLSASTRHRVLTSAFSRATKDPFAPSRVAGVLGFAATHNLYSMNDCAHKILPVLCGLTVDPEKSVRDQAFKAIRSFLSKLESVSEDPTQLEEVEKDVHAASSPGMGGAAASWAGWAVTGVSSLTSKLIRVHPTTAPAETNIPQRPTPEGVPAPAPTPVPATPTTSGHWETQEEDKDTAEDSSAADRWDDEDWGSLEQEAESVLAQQDDWSTGGQVSRASQVSNSDHKPSKSPESDWSSWEAEGSWEQGWQEPSSQEPPLEGTRLASEYNWGGPESSDKGDPFATLSARPSTQPRPDSWGEDNWEGLETESRQAKAELARKKREERRREMEAKRAERKAAKGPMKLGARKLD, encoded by the exons ATGTGGTTCTTTGCTCGGGACCCGGTCCGGGACTTTCCGTTCGAGCTCATCCCGGAGCCCCCAGAGGGCGGCCCGCCCGGGCCCTGGGCCCTGCACCGTGGCCGCAAGAAG GCCACAGGCTGTCCCGTGTCCATCTTCGTCTATGATGTGAAGCCTGGCGCGGAAGAGCAGACCCAGGTGGCCAAAGCTGCTTTCAAGCGCCTCAAAACTCTACGGCATCCCAACATCCTGGCTTACATCGATGGACTGGAG ACAGAAAAATGTCTCCACGTCGTGACAGAGGCTGTGACTCCGTTGGGAATATACCTCAAGGCGAGAGTGGAGGCTGGTGGCCTGAAGGAGCTGGAGATCTCCTGGGGGCTACACCAGATTGTG AAAGCCCTCAGCTTCCTGGTCAACGACTGCAGCCTCATCCACAACAATGTCTGCATGGCCGCCGTGTTCGTGGACCGAGCTGGCGAGTGGAAGCTTGGGGGCCTGGACTACATGTATTCAGCCCAGGGCAACGGTGGGGGACCTCCCCGCAAGGGGATCCCCGAGCTTGAGCAGTATGACCCCCCGGAGTTGGCTGACAGCAGTGGCAGAGTGGTCAGAGAGAAGTG GTCAGCAGACATGTGGCGCTTGGGCTGCCTCATCTGGGAAGTCTTCAATGGGCCCCTACCTCGGGCAGCAGCCCTACGCAACCCTGGGAAG ATCCCCAAATCACTAGTACCCCATTACTGTGAGCTGGTGGGAGCGAACCCCAAGGTGCGTCCCAACCCGGCCCGCTTCCTGCAGAACTGCCGGGCACCTGGTGGCTTCATGAGCAACCGCTTTGTAGAGACCAACCTCTTCCTGGAGGAGATTCAG ATCAAAGAGCCAGCCGAGAAGCAAAAGTTCTTCCAGGAGCTGAGCAAGAGCCTGGATGCGTTCCCTGAGGATTTCTGTCGGCACAAGGTGCTGCCCCAGCTGCTGACCGCCTTCGAGTTTGGCAATGCGGGGGCCGTTGTCCTCACGCCCCTCTTCAAG GTGGGCAAGTTCCTGAGCGCTGAGGAATATCAGCAGAAGATCATCCCTGTGGTGGTCAAGATGTTCTCATCTACTGACCGGGCCATGCGCATCCGCCTCCTGCAGCAG ATGGAGCAGTTCATCCAGTACCTTGATGAGCCAACGGTCAACACCCAGATCTTCCCCCACGTCGTACATGGCTTTCTGGACACCAACCCTGCCATCCGGGAGCAGACGGTCAAG TCCATGCTGCTTCTGGCCCCGAAGCTGAACGAGGCCAACCTCAATGTGGAGCTGATGAAGCACTTTGCACGGCTACAGGCCAAGGATGAACAGGGTCCCATCCGCTGCAACACCACGGTCTGCCTGGGCAAAATCGGCTCGTACCTCAGTGCCAGC ACCAGACACAGGGTCCTTACTTCCGCCTTCAGCCGAGCCACTAAGGACCCGTTTGCACCGTCCCGGGTTGCGGGTGTCCTGGGCTTTGCTGCCACCCACAATCTCTACTCAATGAATGACTGTGCCCACAAGATCCTGCCTGTGCTCTGCGGTCTCACTGTAGATCCTGAGAAATCTGTGCGGGACCAG GCCTTCAAGGCCATTCGGAGCTTCCTGTCCAAACTGGAGTCTGTGTCGGAGGACCCGACCCAGCTGGAGGAAGTGG AGAAGGATGTCCATGCAGCCTCCAGCCCTGGCATGGGAGGAGCCGCAGCCAGCTGGGCAGGCTGGGCCGTGACCGGGGTCTCCTCACTCACCTCCAAGCTGATCCGTGTGCACCCCACCACTGCCCCCGCAGAGACCAACATTCCCCAAAGACCCACACCTGAAG GAGTTCCTGCCCCGGCTCCCACCCCTGTTCCTGCCACCCCTACAACCTCAGGCCACTGGGAGACGCAGGAAGAGGACAAGGACACAGCAGAGGACAGCAGCGCTGCTGACAGATGGGACGACGAAGACTGGGGCAGCCTGGAG CAGGAGGCTGAGTCCGTGCTGGCCCAGCAGGATGACTGGAGCACTGGGGGCCAAGTGAGCCGTGCTAGTCAG GTCAGCAACTCCGACCACAAACCCTCCAAATCCCCAGAGTCCGACTGGAGCAGCTGGGAAGCTGAGGGCTCCTGGGAACAGGGCTGGCAGGAGCCAAGCTCCCAGGAGCCACCTCTCGAGGGTACGCGGCTGGCCAGCGAGTATAACTGGGGTGGCCCAGAGTCCAGCGACAAGGGTGACCCCTTCGCTACCCTGTCTGCACGTCCCAGCACCCAG CCTAGGCCGGACTCGTGGGGTGAGGACAACTGGGAGGGCCTGGAGACAGAAAGTC gacaggccaaggcTGAGCTGGCCCGGAAGAAGCGCGAGGAGCGGCGGCGGGAGATGGAAGCCAAACGCGCCGAGAGGAAGGCGGCCAAGGGCCCCATGAAGCTGGGAGCCCGGAAGCTGGACTGA
- the LOC105469573 gene encoding N-terminal kinase-like protein isoform X3, whose product MWFFARDPVRDFPFELIPEPPEGGPPGPWALHRGRKKATGCPVSIFVYDVKPGAEEQTQVAKAAFKRLKTLRHPNILAYIDGLETEKCLHVVTEAVTPLGIYLKARVEAGGLKELEISWGLHQIVKALSFLVNDCSLIHNNVCMAAVFVDRAGEWKLGGLDYMYSAQGNGGGPPRKGIPELEQYDPPELADSSGRVVREKWSADMWRLGCLIWEVFNGPLPRAAALRNPGKIPKSLVPHYCELVGANPKVRPNPARFLQNCRAPGGFMSNRFVETNLFLEEIQIKEPAEKQKFFQELSKSLDAFPEDFCRHKVLPQLLTAFEFGNAGAVVLTPLFKVGKFLSAEEYQQKIIPVVVKMFSSTDRAMRIRLLQQMEQFIQYLDEPTVNTQIFPHVVHGFLDTNPAIREQTVKSMLLLAPKLNEANLNVELMKHFARLQAKDEQGPIRCNTTVCLGKIGSYLSASTRHRVLTSAFSRATKDPFAPSRVAGVLGFAATHNLYSMNDCAHKILPVLCGLTVDPEKSVRDQAFKAIRSFLSKLESVSEDPTQLEEVEKDVHAASSPGMGGAAASWAGWAVTGVSSLTSKLIRVHPTTAPAETNIPQRPTPEGHWETQEEDKDTAEDSSAADRWDDEDWGSLEQEAESVLAQQDDWSTGGQVSRASQVSNSDHKPSKSPESDWSSWEAEGSWEQGWQEPSSQEPPLEGTRLASEYNWGGPESSDKGDPFATLSARPSTQPRPDSWGEDNWEGLETESRQAKAELARKKREERRREMEAKRAERKAAKGPMKLGARKLD is encoded by the exons ATGTGGTTCTTTGCTCGGGACCCGGTCCGGGACTTTCCGTTCGAGCTCATCCCGGAGCCCCCAGAGGGCGGCCCGCCCGGGCCCTGGGCCCTGCACCGTGGCCGCAAGAAG GCCACAGGCTGTCCCGTGTCCATCTTCGTCTATGATGTGAAGCCTGGCGCGGAAGAGCAGACCCAGGTGGCCAAAGCTGCTTTCAAGCGCCTCAAAACTCTACGGCATCCCAACATCCTGGCTTACATCGATGGACTGGAG ACAGAAAAATGTCTCCACGTCGTGACAGAGGCTGTGACTCCGTTGGGAATATACCTCAAGGCGAGAGTGGAGGCTGGTGGCCTGAAGGAGCTGGAGATCTCCTGGGGGCTACACCAGATTGTG AAAGCCCTCAGCTTCCTGGTCAACGACTGCAGCCTCATCCACAACAATGTCTGCATGGCCGCCGTGTTCGTGGACCGAGCTGGCGAGTGGAAGCTTGGGGGCCTGGACTACATGTATTCAGCCCAGGGCAACGGTGGGGGACCTCCCCGCAAGGGGATCCCCGAGCTTGAGCAGTATGACCCCCCGGAGTTGGCTGACAGCAGTGGCAGAGTGGTCAGAGAGAAGTG GTCAGCAGACATGTGGCGCTTGGGCTGCCTCATCTGGGAAGTCTTCAATGGGCCCCTACCTCGGGCAGCAGCCCTACGCAACCCTGGGAAG ATCCCCAAATCACTAGTACCCCATTACTGTGAGCTGGTGGGAGCGAACCCCAAGGTGCGTCCCAACCCGGCCCGCTTCCTGCAGAACTGCCGGGCACCTGGTGGCTTCATGAGCAACCGCTTTGTAGAGACCAACCTCTTCCTGGAGGAGATTCAG ATCAAAGAGCCAGCCGAGAAGCAAAAGTTCTTCCAGGAGCTGAGCAAGAGCCTGGATGCGTTCCCTGAGGATTTCTGTCGGCACAAGGTGCTGCCCCAGCTGCTGACCGCCTTCGAGTTTGGCAATGCGGGGGCCGTTGTCCTCACGCCCCTCTTCAAG GTGGGCAAGTTCCTGAGCGCTGAGGAATATCAGCAGAAGATCATCCCTGTGGTGGTCAAGATGTTCTCATCTACTGACCGGGCCATGCGCATCCGCCTCCTGCAGCAG ATGGAGCAGTTCATCCAGTACCTTGATGAGCCAACGGTCAACACCCAGATCTTCCCCCACGTCGTACATGGCTTTCTGGACACCAACCCTGCCATCCGGGAGCAGACGGTCAAG TCCATGCTGCTTCTGGCCCCGAAGCTGAACGAGGCCAACCTCAATGTGGAGCTGATGAAGCACTTTGCACGGCTACAGGCCAAGGATGAACAGGGTCCCATCCGCTGCAACACCACGGTCTGCCTGGGCAAAATCGGCTCGTACCTCAGTGCCAGC ACCAGACACAGGGTCCTTACTTCCGCCTTCAGCCGAGCCACTAAGGACCCGTTTGCACCGTCCCGGGTTGCGGGTGTCCTGGGCTTTGCTGCCACCCACAATCTCTACTCAATGAATGACTGTGCCCACAAGATCCTGCCTGTGCTCTGCGGTCTCACTGTAGATCCTGAGAAATCTGTGCGGGACCAG GCCTTCAAGGCCATTCGGAGCTTCCTGTCCAAACTGGAGTCTGTGTCGGAGGACCCGACCCAGCTGGAGGAAGTGG AGAAGGATGTCCATGCAGCCTCCAGCCCTGGCATGGGAGGAGCCGCAGCCAGCTGGGCAGGCTGGGCCGTGACCGGGGTCTCCTCACTCACCTCCAAGCTGATCCGTGTGCACCCCACCACTGCCCCCGCAGAGACCAACATTCCCCAAAGACCCACACCTGAAG GCCACTGGGAGACGCAGGAAGAGGACAAGGACACAGCAGAGGACAGCAGCGCTGCTGACAGATGGGACGACGAAGACTGGGGCAGCCTGGAG CAGGAGGCTGAGTCCGTGCTGGCCCAGCAGGATGACTGGAGCACTGGGGGCCAAGTGAGCCGTGCTAGTCAG GTCAGCAACTCCGACCACAAACCCTCCAAATCCCCAGAGTCCGACTGGAGCAGCTGGGAAGCTGAGGGCTCCTGGGAACAGGGCTGGCAGGAGCCAAGCTCCCAGGAGCCACCTCTCGAGGGTACGCGGCTGGCCAGCGAGTATAACTGGGGTGGCCCAGAGTCCAGCGACAAGGGTGACCCCTTCGCTACCCTGTCTGCACGTCCCAGCACCCAG CCTAGGCCGGACTCGTGGGGTGAGGACAACTGGGAGGGCCTGGAGACAGAAAGTC gacaggccaaggcTGAGCTGGCCCGGAAGAAGCGCGAGGAGCGGCGGCGGGAGATGGAAGCCAAACGCGCCGAGAGGAAGGCGGCCAAGGGCCCCATGAAGCTGGGAGCCCGGAAGCTGGACTGA
- the LOC105469573 gene encoding N-terminal kinase-like protein isoform X5 yields MWRLGCLIWEVFNGPLPRAAALRNPGKIPKSLVPHYCELVGANPKVRPNPARFLQNCRAPGGFMSNRFVETNLFLEEIQIKEPAEKQKFFQELSKSLDAFPEDFCRHKVLPQLLTAFEFGNAGAVVLTPLFKVGKFLSAEEYQQKIIPVVVKMFSSTDRAMRIRLLQQMEQFIQYLDEPTVNTQIFPHVVHGFLDTNPAIREQTVKSMLLLAPKLNEANLNVELMKHFARLQAKDEQGPIRCNTTVCLGKIGSYLSASTRHRVLTSAFSRATKDPFAPSRVAGVLGFAATHNLYSMNDCAHKILPVLCGLTVDPEKSVRDQAFKAIRSFLSKLESVSEDPTQLEEVEKDVHAASSPGMGGAAASWAGWAVTGVSSLTSKLIRVHPTTAPAETNIPQRPTPEGVPAPAPTPVPATPTTSGHWETQEEDKDTAEDSSAADRWDDEDWGSLEQEAESVLAQQDDWSTGGQVSRASQVSNSDHKPSKSPESDWSSWEAEGSWEQGWQEPSSQEPPLEGTRLASEYNWGGPESSDKGDPFATLSARPSTQPRPDSWGEDNWEGLETESRQAKAELARKKREERRREMEAKRAERKAAKGPMKLGARKLD; encoded by the exons ATGTGGCGCTTGGGCTGCCTCATCTGGGAAGTCTTCAATGGGCCCCTACCTCGGGCAGCAGCCCTACGCAACCCTGGGAAG ATCCCCAAATCACTAGTACCCCATTACTGTGAGCTGGTGGGAGCGAACCCCAAGGTGCGTCCCAACCCGGCCCGCTTCCTGCAGAACTGCCGGGCACCTGGTGGCTTCATGAGCAACCGCTTTGTAGAGACCAACCTCTTCCTGGAGGAGATTCAG ATCAAAGAGCCAGCCGAGAAGCAAAAGTTCTTCCAGGAGCTGAGCAAGAGCCTGGATGCGTTCCCTGAGGATTTCTGTCGGCACAAGGTGCTGCCCCAGCTGCTGACCGCCTTCGAGTTTGGCAATGCGGGGGCCGTTGTCCTCACGCCCCTCTTCAAG GTGGGCAAGTTCCTGAGCGCTGAGGAATATCAGCAGAAGATCATCCCTGTGGTGGTCAAGATGTTCTCATCTACTGACCGGGCCATGCGCATCCGCCTCCTGCAGCAG ATGGAGCAGTTCATCCAGTACCTTGATGAGCCAACGGTCAACACCCAGATCTTCCCCCACGTCGTACATGGCTTTCTGGACACCAACCCTGCCATCCGGGAGCAGACGGTCAAG TCCATGCTGCTTCTGGCCCCGAAGCTGAACGAGGCCAACCTCAATGTGGAGCTGATGAAGCACTTTGCACGGCTACAGGCCAAGGATGAACAGGGTCCCATCCGCTGCAACACCACGGTCTGCCTGGGCAAAATCGGCTCGTACCTCAGTGCCAGC ACCAGACACAGGGTCCTTACTTCCGCCTTCAGCCGAGCCACTAAGGACCCGTTTGCACCGTCCCGGGTTGCGGGTGTCCTGGGCTTTGCTGCCACCCACAATCTCTACTCAATGAATGACTGTGCCCACAAGATCCTGCCTGTGCTCTGCGGTCTCACTGTAGATCCTGAGAAATCTGTGCGGGACCAG GCCTTCAAGGCCATTCGGAGCTTCCTGTCCAAACTGGAGTCTGTGTCGGAGGACCCGACCCAGCTGGAGGAAGTGG AGAAGGATGTCCATGCAGCCTCCAGCCCTGGCATGGGAGGAGCCGCAGCCAGCTGGGCAGGCTGGGCCGTGACCGGGGTCTCCTCACTCACCTCCAAGCTGATCCGTGTGCACCCCACCACTGCCCCCGCAGAGACCAACATTCCCCAAAGACCCACACCTGAAG GAGTTCCTGCCCCGGCTCCCACCCCTGTTCCTGCCACCCCTACAACCTCAGGCCACTGGGAGACGCAGGAAGAGGACAAGGACACAGCAGAGGACAGCAGCGCTGCTGACAGATGGGACGACGAAGACTGGGGCAGCCTGGAG CAGGAGGCTGAGTCCGTGCTGGCCCAGCAGGATGACTGGAGCACTGGGGGCCAAGTGAGCCGTGCTAGTCAG GTCAGCAACTCCGACCACAAACCCTCCAAATCCCCAGAGTCCGACTGGAGCAGCTGGGAAGCTGAGGGCTCCTGGGAACAGGGCTGGCAGGAGCCAAGCTCCCAGGAGCCACCTCTCGAGGGTACGCGGCTGGCCAGCGAGTATAACTGGGGTGGCCCAGAGTCCAGCGACAAGGGTGACCCCTTCGCTACCCTGTCTGCACGTCCCAGCACCCAG CCTAGGCCGGACTCGTGGGGTGAGGACAACTGGGAGGGCCTGGAGACAGAAAGTC gacaggccaaggcTGAGCTGGCCCGGAAGAAGCGCGAGGAGCGGCGGCGGGAGATGGAAGCCAAACGCGCCGAGAGGAAGGCGGCCAAGGGCCCCATGAAGCTGGGAGCCCGGAAGCTGGACTGA